The Marinobacter bohaiensis genome segment GGCCGATGCGTTCTTCGGGTCCGGCGGTGATGGCACGGTCAACACCTACTCGGTCGGTCTGCCCCGTAACTTCGCCGCAGCGGCCAACTCCGGCAGCAACGAGTGGAAAACCGGTTTCTCCGCCCGGGAGTCGCGCTTCAGCTTCGGTACCCAGACCGCCGATGTGGCCGGTCACACCCTGCGCACCTACCTGGAGATGGACTTCAACCAGGCCGACGACTCCGATGGCAACGAGGTGGTGTCCAACAGCTACGCCCCGCGTCTGCGTCAGGCCTACGGTAACTGGAATGGCTGGGAATTCGGTCAGACCTACACCACCTTCTCCGACCTGGCGGCGCTGCCGGAAATCCTGAACCAGGGCAAGATGGCGGCGTTCCTCTATGTCACCCAGCCCCTGATCCGTTACAACATGGCGGCGCCGGGCGGCAAGTTCAGTGTGGCGCTGGAAAACCCGGAAGACGGCTTCGGCACCACCTCCTATGACGACCAGTCCTATCCGGACCTGACCGCCCGCTACCAGCTGCGCTCAAAGTACGGTATCTACTCCATTACCGGCCTGCTGCGTAACCTGGAAGACGATGACGCGGACGACGAGGATCTGGCCGGTGCCGTGGCGTTGAGCGCGCGCATCCCGACCTTCGGCAAGGACGACCTGCGCATGCAGTACAGCTACGGTGCGCTGGGCCGCTACATGGGTCTGT includes the following:
- a CDS encoding DcaP family trimeric outer membrane transporter; translated protein: MGSFRAHPLTRAVTLATFPLLAAMATTAAAQDSQDEEMEQLRQRVEQLENTLQGAVSSAPELREDEPYILREGDGLKIGDTTISFGGFIKADAFFGSGGDGTVNTYSVGLPRNFAAAANSGSNEWKTGFSARESRFSFGTQTADVAGHTLRTYLEMDFNQADDSDGNEVVSNSYAPRLRQAYGNWNGWEFGQTYTTFSDLAALPEILNQGKMAAFLYVTQPLIRYNMAAPGGKFSVALENPEDGFGTTSYDDQSYPDLTARYQLRSKYGIYSITGLLRNLEDDDADDEDLAGAVALSARIPTFGKDDLRMQYSYGALGRYMGLFTYPDVDLGAQAAGEVDALNVYGATVAYRHFWTPTWRSSVVGSHTEIVDDLAFSPSGTLSYFDSSTSAHVNLIWQAHKNLELGVEYAYWDFGEIATDGSQQYEQVMASAKMSF